A window from Streptomyces sp. NBC_00299 encodes these proteins:
- a CDS encoding flavin-containing monooxygenase, translating into MPPTPQRDLSAPTIVIGAGPHGLAAAALLNRSGEPTVILERSDRVGASWAQRYDHLRLHTTPGTSKLPGLSVPRQAGPWVSRDDYVRYLERYVAHHRLDVRVTTPVDRIERAEPGSGAQWLVHTSDGPVPAGAVVVATGRCHTPNLPRWPGRSTYPGTLLHSADYRSPAPYRGRDVLVVGAGNSGTEIASVLAGAGAGRVRIAVRTPPNILPRSSARWHAAGRLTKALPLAWRDRTSLLTQRLAVPDLTSRGLPRPRTGLYTRNAREGVNPVLDHGFVNAVRSGRVEPVAAVQAFDGPDVVLADGTRLRPDTVIAATGYRTNLHDMVGPLGVLDEDGQPLAAGAQTHPEAARLYFAGYTNPLTGVLRQAGIEARAIALALRRETVRSFLPAPRTADSVRRGRAPR; encoded by the coding sequence ATGCCCCCGACACCACAACGAGACCTCAGCGCTCCAACGATCGTGATCGGAGCCGGCCCCCACGGCCTGGCGGCCGCCGCGCTACTGAACCGCTCCGGAGAGCCGACCGTGATCCTGGAACGGTCGGACCGCGTGGGAGCGAGCTGGGCGCAGCGCTATGACCACCTGCGACTGCATACCACTCCCGGCACGTCGAAGCTCCCCGGCCTGTCGGTGCCGCGCCAGGCGGGCCCGTGGGTGAGCCGGGACGACTATGTGCGATATCTGGAGCGCTACGTAGCCCATCACCGACTGGACGTCCGGGTGACCACCCCGGTGGACCGCATCGAACGGGCCGAGCCCGGTTCGGGAGCACAGTGGCTGGTCCACACCTCCGATGGCCCGGTGCCCGCGGGTGCGGTCGTGGTGGCCACCGGCCGCTGCCACACCCCGAACCTCCCCCGCTGGCCCGGGCGTTCGACCTATCCCGGCACCCTGCTGCACTCGGCCGACTACCGCTCTCCGGCCCCCTACCGCGGGCGGGACGTCCTGGTCGTCGGCGCCGGTAACAGCGGCACCGAGATCGCGAGCGTCCTGGCCGGGGCCGGAGCCGGGCGGGTACGGATCGCAGTCCGTACCCCACCCAACATCCTGCCCCGCTCCAGCGCACGATGGCATGCGGCCGGCCGACTGACGAAGGCCCTCCCGCTTGCGTGGCGCGACCGCACCTCCCTGCTCACGCAACGTCTCGCGGTGCCCGACCTGACCTCACGGGGACTGCCCCGGCCCCGCACAGGCCTGTACACCCGCAATGCCCGTGAAGGGGTCAACCCCGTTCTCGACCACGGCTTCGTGAACGCCGTCCGGTCCGGTCGAGTCGAGCCGGTCGCGGCCGTCCAGGCGTTCGACGGCCCCGACGTGGTACTGGCCGACGGGACCCGACTGCGACCCGACACGGTCATCGCGGCCACCGGGTACCGGACCAACCTGCACGACATGGTCGGGCCCCTGGGCGTACTCGACGAGGACGGGCAACCCCTCGCCGCAGGGGCACAGACCCACCCCGAAGCAGCACGCCTGTACTTTGCCGGATACACCAATCCCCTCACGGGTGTCCTTCGTCAGGCGGGCATCGAGGCGCGCGCCATCGCCCTCGCGTTACGACGCGAGACGGTGCGGTCATTCCTGCCCGCCCCCAGGACCGCCGATTCAGTCCGCAGAGGACGCGCTCCGAGGTGA
- a CDS encoding PRC-barrel domain-containing protein, translating to MSADMWGYQPTAGYAPGSSLIGYKVEATDGGIGKVDKHSDDVGASHLVVDTGVWIFGKHVLIPAGLVSGIDTAAETIYVDRTKEQIKNAPEFDKDKHAEDTGYHEQLGGYYGSHRA from the coding sequence GTGAGTGCGGACATGTGGGGCTACCAGCCGACGGCTGGGTATGCGCCGGGCAGCAGCCTGATCGGCTACAAGGTCGAAGCGACTGACGGGGGCATCGGCAAGGTCGACAAGCACTCCGACGACGTCGGCGCCTCCCACCTCGTGGTCGACACGGGGGTGTGGATCTTCGGCAAGCATGTCCTTATCCCGGCCGGCCTCGTCAGCGGCATCGACACGGCCGCCGAGACGATCTACGTGGACCGGACCAAGGAGCAGATCAAGAACGCTCCCGAGTTCGACAAGGACAAGCACGCTGAGGATACGGGCTATCACGAGCAGCTCGGCGGTTACTACGGCAGCCACCGGGCCTGA
- a CDS encoding DUF2855 family protein yields the protein MDNTSAATAWNLLVRRDDLSTAELEDAPVPQVQDGEALLRVDRVGLTANNVTYAALGDSFRYWEFFPAPRAGWGIVPLWGFADVVASRVDGIETGSRYYGYFPSASHLLVRPDRVDARGFREASPHRVPLPRPYNAYALTTGDIAYEAGREDLHVLYRPLFWTSFMLADWLVDNAWLGAKSVVLSSASSKTAYGAAHLLQGQGCEVVGLTSPRNLAFTEGLGCYDRVLTYEDVSRLPRTQTLYADFAGDQQLSARLCAHLGDALVHQVVVGITNQEPAPAGTLAETGPAMFFAPDQMRKRIGDWGREGLDRRFAEVWKEFLPVAEGWVDIVHSNGPQSLERVWHEVQSGRTSPRTGHIITP from the coding sequence ATGGACAACACCTCTGCTGCCACCGCCTGGAACCTGCTTGTCCGCCGCGACGACCTGTCGACCGCGGAACTGGAAGACGCCCCCGTCCCGCAGGTGCAGGACGGCGAGGCACTGCTGCGCGTCGACCGGGTCGGCCTGACCGCCAACAACGTCACCTACGCCGCGCTCGGCGACTCGTTCCGCTACTGGGAGTTCTTCCCCGCGCCCCGCGCCGGCTGGGGCATCGTCCCCCTCTGGGGCTTCGCCGACGTCGTCGCCTCCCGGGTCGACGGCATTGAGACCGGCAGCCGCTACTACGGCTATTTCCCGTCCGCAAGCCACCTACTGGTCCGCCCCGACCGAGTCGACGCACGCGGCTTCCGCGAGGCCAGCCCCCATCGCGTGCCGCTGCCCCGGCCCTACAACGCCTACGCCCTCACCACAGGCGACATCGCATACGAGGCCGGCCGCGAGGACCTTCACGTCCTGTACCGCCCGCTGTTCTGGACCTCGTTCATGCTGGCCGACTGGCTCGTCGACAACGCCTGGCTGGGCGCGAAGAGCGTCGTCCTGTCGTCTGCGTCGAGCAAGACGGCCTACGGTGCCGCCCACCTGCTCCAGGGGCAGGGTTGCGAGGTGGTCGGTCTGACCTCCCCGCGCAACCTCGCCTTCACCGAGGGCCTCGGCTGCTACGACCGGGTGCTGACCTACGAGGACGTCTCCCGGCTCCCACGCACACAGACGCTGTACGCCGACTTCGCGGGCGACCAGCAGTTGTCCGCCCGGCTGTGCGCCCACCTGGGTGACGCGCTGGTGCACCAGGTGGTCGTCGGCATCACCAACCAGGAACCCGCGCCCGCCGGCACCCTGGCGGAGACCGGGCCGGCCATGTTCTTCGCCCCCGACCAGATGCGCAAGCGGATCGGCGACTGGGGGCGGGAGGGGCTGGACCGCCGTTTCGCCGAGGTGTGGAAGGAGTTCCTGCCCGTGGCTGAGGGGTGGGTCGACATCGTGCACAGCAACGGCCCGCAGAGTCTCGAACGGGTCTGGCACGAGGTCCAGTCGGGCCGGACCTCGCCGCGCACCGGCCACATCATCACCCCATAG
- a CDS encoding TetR/AcrR family transcriptional regulator, protein MRTRDALVGAARRIFERDGYLDARIVDIAAEAGVATGSFYTHFTSKEDVFAAVLARLQDEMLHAGVSDGSDDGGRKDLWRGVEDANRAYLESYRRNAGLMAAMEQAAAVDPQFVRVRLERSRVFIDRSAATITRLQQSGLADPELDPDITARALSAMVSRLAYVTFVLGESVPLDTLVETVTRLWTNALRMPRD, encoded by the coding sequence ATGCGCACTCGTGACGCCCTGGTGGGCGCGGCCCGGCGGATCTTCGAGCGGGACGGCTATCTGGATGCCCGTATTGTCGACATCGCGGCCGAAGCCGGCGTGGCCACCGGGAGCTTCTACACGCACTTCACGTCCAAGGAGGACGTGTTCGCCGCCGTCCTGGCGCGGCTGCAGGACGAGATGCTGCACGCGGGAGTAAGCGACGGCAGTGACGACGGCGGACGCAAGGACCTGTGGCGAGGGGTCGAGGACGCCAATCGCGCCTACCTGGAGTCCTATCGCCGCAACGCCGGACTGATGGCCGCCATGGAACAGGCGGCCGCCGTCGACCCGCAGTTCGTACGAGTGCGGCTCGAACGGTCGCGCGTGTTCATCGACCGCAGCGCCGCCACCATCACCCGCCTCCAGCAGTCGGGCCTCGCGGATCCGGAACTCGACCCGGACATCACCGCCCGGGCGCTGAGCGCGATGGTCAGCCGGCTTGCGTACGTGACCTTCGTTCTGGGCGAATCCGTGCCCCTCGACACGCTGGTCGAGACCGTCACCCGGCTGTGGACGAACGCGCTGCGCATGCCGCGGGACTGA
- a CDS encoding SpoIIE family protein phosphatase: MDDVAAPGREGVPLSGHQARSGALLDRTLENLRASAIAVDDDGLIVAVNSAAQSMLGREASELVGQDFHDLLHRDRYGHSVPRTRCRMRKALLTGDTRHGDAEWFARGDGDLVQLSWLVTPYAPGPGVTGALAMLYEPPGGVGHSDGGHSAPLTELDRLALLAETTTQLTSTLDADEALHRLAALTVPRLADWAVFDLLTERDEVRRVLVMEHKDGILVERDDLQGPMPPVPAESPMPLSRALRGAASSLAGPATYQGPPDSGIAVEQQRLFTTTGMHSAVIAPIRGLRDVLGALTLGRAQRHDAFTPADLPLLEDLTRRAGLALDNARLYQRQRKVAETMQRHLLPQLPVLPGLEMTARYVPAPDASSVGGDWYDAFALADHAHALAIGDVVGHDLDAAAGMAQVRNMLRAFAWSHPEAAPSAVVTQLDEAVMHIAEVPMVTMILARLTLGDDALWRLRWTNAGHPPPLLITHDGQTRYLDEAHGILLGTGVTRPRPDAVTVLPHQATLLLYTDGLVESPHHSIDDGLDRLRRHAASLAHRPLDSFCDLLLDLVRPSDNDDDVAMIALRTPPPVGPA; this comes from the coding sequence ATGGACGACGTCGCCGCTCCCGGCAGGGAAGGTGTTCCCCTGTCCGGGCACCAGGCGCGTTCTGGCGCCCTGCTCGACAGAACGCTGGAAAACCTGCGGGCTTCCGCCATCGCGGTCGATGACGATGGCCTCATCGTCGCGGTCAACAGCGCAGCCCAAAGCATGCTGGGCAGGGAAGCCTCAGAACTCGTCGGTCAGGACTTCCACGACCTGCTGCACCGGGACAGATACGGGCACTCGGTGCCGCGCACGCGCTGCCGGATGAGGAAGGCGCTCCTCACGGGGGACACCAGGCATGGCGACGCCGAGTGGTTCGCCCGCGGGGACGGCGATCTCGTCCAGTTGTCCTGGCTCGTCACGCCCTACGCACCCGGTCCGGGCGTGACAGGTGCGCTGGCAATGCTGTACGAGCCGCCAGGCGGCGTGGGCCACAGCGACGGCGGCCACTCCGCGCCGCTGACCGAACTGGACCGCCTTGCCCTGCTGGCGGAGACGACCACGCAGCTCACCTCCACCCTGGACGCGGACGAGGCGCTGCATCGGCTGGCGGCCCTGACCGTGCCCCGGCTCGCGGACTGGGCCGTGTTCGATCTGCTCACCGAACGTGACGAAGTACGACGCGTTCTCGTGATGGAGCACAAGGATGGCATTCTCGTCGAGCGGGACGACCTGCAGGGCCCGATGCCTCCCGTGCCGGCCGAGTCACCGATGCCGCTGTCACGGGCCCTGCGCGGCGCCGCCTCCTCCCTCGCCGGCCCCGCCACCTACCAAGGTCCGCCCGACTCCGGCATAGCGGTCGAGCAGCAGCGCCTGTTCACCACGACAGGTATGCACTCCGCCGTCATCGCACCCATTCGCGGACTGCGCGACGTACTCGGCGCCCTGACCCTGGGCCGCGCCCAGCGTCATGACGCCTTCACCCCTGCCGACCTGCCGCTGCTGGAGGACCTCACCCGCCGGGCGGGCCTGGCGCTGGACAACGCGCGCCTGTACCAGCGCCAGCGCAAAGTCGCCGAGACCATGCAACGCCACCTGCTGCCGCAACTGCCCGTCCTGCCCGGGCTGGAGATGACCGCGCGCTACGTTCCCGCTCCGGACGCCTCATCCGTGGGCGGTGACTGGTACGACGCCTTCGCTCTGGCTGACCATGCCCACGCACTGGCCATCGGCGACGTCGTCGGACACGATCTCGACGCCGCAGCCGGCATGGCGCAGGTCCGCAACATGCTTCGGGCCTTCGCCTGGTCCCACCCCGAGGCCGCACCCAGCGCCGTTGTCACACAGCTCGACGAGGCAGTGATGCACATAGCCGAGGTACCCATGGTCACCATGATCCTCGCCAGGCTCACACTCGGCGACGACGCACTGTGGCGCCTGCGCTGGACGAACGCCGGCCACCCGCCGCCCCTGCTCATCACCCACGACGGTCAGACCCGCTACCTCGACGAGGCTCACGGCATACTCCTAGGCACCGGAGTCACCAGACCTCGCCCCGACGCCGTCACCGTCCTGCCACACCAGGCCACGCTCCTGCTCTACACCGACGGACTGGTCGAATCCCCGCACCACTCCATCGATGACGGGCTTGACCGGCTGCGCCGACACGCGGCCTCCCTCGCCCACCGGCCCCTCGACTCCTTCTGCGACTTGCTGCTGGACCTGGTCCGCCCCAGCGACAACGATGACGACGTCGCCATGATCGCGCTGCGCACACCCCCTCCCGTAGGACCCGCCTGA
- a CDS encoding ABC transporter ATP-binding protein, giving the protein MRISGVCKAFGGRQVLRDVDLDVSAGTLVGVVGENGAGKSTLLQIAVGHLAPDRGTVARTGAVGYCPQRAVLNDAFTIGQHLRLFQVAYQLPTLERAGELMELLALAGCRRQQVGELSGGTRQKLNLLIALMHDPQLLVLDEPYQGFDWDTHQRFWTLAADLRDQGRSIIVVSHLLHDLHHFDAIAHLRQGRLHFEETNR; this is encoded by the coding sequence TTGCGGATCAGCGGAGTCTGCAAGGCGTTCGGAGGCAGGCAGGTCCTGCGCGATGTGGATCTTGATGTGTCTGCCGGGACGCTGGTGGGAGTCGTCGGCGAGAACGGGGCGGGAAAGAGCACTCTGTTGCAGATCGCCGTGGGACACCTCGCACCCGACCGCGGAACGGTGGCACGGACCGGGGCGGTGGGGTACTGCCCGCAACGGGCGGTACTGAACGATGCGTTCACTATCGGACAGCATCTGCGGTTGTTCCAGGTGGCCTACCAGCTGCCGACACTGGAGCGCGCCGGCGAGCTGATGGAGCTGCTGGCGCTGGCCGGCTGCCGGCGACAGCAGGTCGGCGAACTCAGCGGCGGAACGCGACAGAAGCTGAACCTGCTGATCGCTCTCATGCACGATCCGCAGTTGCTGGTCCTGGACGAGCCCTACCAGGGCTTCGACTGGGACACCCATCAGCGGTTCTGGACCCTGGCCGCCGACCTGCGTGATCAGGGCCGGTCGATCATTGTGGTCTCTCACCTGCTGCACGACCTGCACCACTTCGACGCGATCGCTCACCTGCGCCAGGGCCGTCTGCACTTCGAGGAGACCAACCGTTGA